A single region of the Anaerostipes rhamnosivorans genome encodes:
- a CDS encoding thioredoxin domain-containing protein produces MPNSNPNKLIHEKSPYLLQHAHNPVHWYPWGAEAFDKARSEDKPVFLSIGYASCHWCHVMEEESFEDPQVADLLNKDFISIKVDREERPDIDAVYMSVCQAMTGSGGWPMSVFLTPDQKPFFAATYLPKTSRYHLTGLIELLPQISALWKQDRFRLLQIGNEITEHLNTAGTPYGTVSLTEKEISKALDALKDSYDKYFGGFGTAPKFPTPSILLFLLQQYRQTGDQDSLLMAEHTLKRMFQGGIFDHIGGGFSRYSTDAQWLVPHFEKMLYDNALLTQTYTEAYLSCKDPIFPETVASTISYVQKELSHPEGGFYCSQDADSEGEEGKYYTFSVEEILEVLGAEKGKAYCRRYDITDYGNFEAKNIPNLLKESDVFISPEELKQMKQFLYEYRRNRTSLFTDKKILTSWNCLMISALSEAASVFGRSDYLKTARKAEAFLDRYLKKENGLLFLRWCDGEAAYDGQLDDYAFYCLAMLSLYRVTFSDDYLKKAIQAAGHMISLFYDAQHGGFFLYSKKSEKLIARPKELYDGALPSGNSAALQALSMLYHMTGDRRYRDCMDQTFACFSADLSANPSAYCSALMVLSTEFLTSRQLVITSKKESLPEEFQKLLSKYHPLDLAVLVKTEQNKDYLASIAPFTEEYPVQSDKVSCYLCQNQTCSAPVYDARSLHDLLQAAD; encoded by the coding sequence ATGCCAAACAGTAACCCTAACAAATTAATCCATGAAAAATCCCCTTACCTGCTTCAGCACGCCCATAATCCGGTGCACTGGTACCCATGGGGAGCTGAAGCTTTTGATAAAGCCAGGTCGGAAGACAAGCCAGTCTTTTTGAGTATCGGATATGCATCCTGTCACTGGTGTCACGTGATGGAGGAGGAATCTTTTGAAGACCCGCAGGTGGCAGACCTTCTGAACAAAGATTTTATCTCCATCAAGGTGGACCGGGAAGAACGCCCGGACATTGACGCAGTCTACATGTCTGTATGCCAGGCCATGACCGGGTCCGGCGGCTGGCCTATGTCCGTCTTTCTCACTCCGGACCAGAAACCATTTTTTGCAGCGACCTATCTTCCGAAAACATCCAGATACCATCTGACCGGCCTTATAGAACTGCTGCCTCAGATCTCTGCTCTGTGGAAACAGGACCGGTTCCGTCTGCTTCAGATCGGAAACGAGATCACGGAACATCTGAATACTGCTGGAACACCTTACGGGACTGTATCCCTTACAGAAAAGGAGATCTCAAAGGCTCTGGATGCCCTGAAAGACTCCTATGACAAGTACTTCGGAGGTTTTGGAACCGCTCCTAAGTTCCCCACACCTTCAATTCTGCTCTTTCTGCTTCAGCAATACCGCCAGACCGGGGATCAGGACAGTCTCCTGATGGCAGAACACACTCTGAAACGGATGTTCCAGGGAGGCATCTTTGACCATATCGGCGGCGGTTTTTCCCGTTATTCCACCGATGCACAGTGGCTGGTGCCCCATTTTGAAAAGATGCTCTATGATAATGCATTGCTCACCCAGACGTATACCGAAGCTTATCTATCCTGTAAAGATCCTATCTTCCCAGAGACCGTAGCATCCACTATCTCCTATGTCCAAAAAGAGCTCTCCCATCCGGAGGGCGGTTTCTACTGCAGCCAGGACGCGGACAGCGAAGGGGAAGAGGGGAAATATTATACCTTTTCCGTGGAAGAGATCCTGGAGGTTTTAGGTGCAGAGAAAGGAAAAGCCTACTGCCGCCGGTACGATATCACGGACTATGGTAACTTTGAGGCAAAAAACATCCCTAATCTGCTGAAAGAATCGGACGTTTTCATCAGCCCGGAAGAATTAAAGCAGATGAAACAATTCCTTTATGAGTACCGGAGAAACCGGACCAGCCTTTTTACAGACAAAAAGATCCTGACTTCTTGGAACTGCCTGATGATCTCTGCCCTCTCAGAGGCGGCATCTGTGTTCGGCCGGAGTGATTATCTAAAAACAGCCAGGAAAGCGGAAGCGTTTCTTGACCGCTATTTGAAAAAGGAAAACGGCCTTTTATTTCTTCGGTGGTGTGACGGGGAGGCGGCCTATGACGGACAGTTGGATGATTACGCCTTTTACTGCCTGGCCATGCTTTCCCTGTACCGCGTTACATTTTCGGATGATTACCTGAAAAAAGCGATACAGGCGGCCGGTCATATGATCTCCCTGTTTTACGATGCCCAACACGGCGGATTTTTTTTGTATTCCAAGAAAAGCGAAAAACTCATCGCCCGCCCAAAAGAGCTTTACGACGGTGCTCTGCCATCCGGAAATTCTGCCGCCCTTCAAGCGCTCTCCATGTTGTACCACATGACCGGAGACAGAAGATACCGGGACTGCATGGATCAAACCTTTGCCTGCTTTTCCGCTGATCTTTCCGCAAATCCCTCTGCTTACTGCAGCGCTTTGATGGTACTGTCCACGGAGTTCCTTACTTCCAGGCAGCTGGTCATCACATCAAAAAAAGAGAGCCTTCCCGAAGAATTCCAGAAACTGCTCTCAAAGTACCATCCGCTTGACCTTGCGGTTTTGGTCAAAACGGAACAGAACAAAGACTATCTTGCCTCCATCGCGCCATTTACAGAAGAGTACCCTGTACAATCGGATAAGGTATCCTGTTATCTCTGCCAGAATCAGACCTGCAGTGCCCCGGTCTATGATGCCCGGAGTCTTCATGACCTGTTACAGGCGGCGGATTAA
- a CDS encoding sensor histidine kinase, with product MDTRWKRWINSGLIAAVIIAMVGGVLFGIYQMHSMDNYNDGLDFATIKKGERMEDSDYYVQAVQRILNRWVVQNNLSDSNYDGVDSELPSSLEKEIFVKAKLTIQPYGKKARTKTFGIEEDEKRKPKFIKKIVINRNDTLGYGLNSNKSIKAKYSSNAETNNSYDEYEENLMSPSDFFNISGSSMNGGSLSLPQTFYIDDAKQQRLESAVIEVGFYDGFYKALDQHYKTFPDLRKALMVRMSILLGAEVLGLLALSVLFALQKSRARFFENLDRIWYEVILCIIGFGIFMGTGTVAAASIGALQQEELIPIMTFAGIVLLVIGIILSICLQTTVWRLKDGTFLEHTFCVGTIRRWYRRNRQRREAEKQALEFADRLAVERLSIYRKGKYLMLAIFFAGLFIIGGSPLLAVIAICISVLGMKYLGEHFDELAKQQKDLGRLIRQIESISEGDLKAEADIPRESLYYNASKQLSNIGSGLDKSLQDQMKGERMKIDLITNVSHDLKTPLTSIISYVDLLKRDETLSPEARDYVMILNQKTERLKNTIADLFELAKSTSGEAKVTLEPMDLKKLMEQTLEDMSDQIEEAGFKVRFQCEADHTKFKGDVNRMYRVVQNVLENALKYSLKGTRIFVTISNVGQKVCLTVQNTSAYEMDFTEEEIMERFYRGEKSRTSEGNGLGLSIADSFTANCGGEFKIEIDGDQFKAMILFPTLP from the coding sequence TTGGATACAAGATGGAAAAGATGGATTAACAGCGGGCTGATCGCTGCGGTGATCATAGCCATGGTAGGCGGAGTGCTGTTTGGTATTTATCAGATGCATTCCATGGATAATTATAATGACGGACTGGACTTTGCAACGATCAAAAAGGGTGAGCGGATGGAAGATTCCGATTACTATGTGCAGGCCGTACAGCGTATTTTAAACAGATGGGTGGTACAAAACAATCTCTCGGACAGTAATTATGACGGGGTCGATTCAGAGCTTCCGTCCAGCCTGGAAAAAGAGATCTTTGTCAAGGCGAAGCTGACAATTCAGCCTTACGGTAAAAAAGCCAGGACAAAAACGTTTGGAATTGAGGAAGACGAAAAGAGGAAACCAAAGTTTATAAAAAAGATCGTGATCAACAGAAATGATACTCTTGGATACGGGCTCAATTCCAACAAAAGTATCAAAGCCAAGTATTCCAGCAATGCCGAAACCAATAACAGCTATGATGAGTACGAAGAAAATCTCATGTCCCCGTCTGATTTTTTTAATATCAGCGGGAGCAGCATGAACGGGGGAAGTCTCTCTCTGCCTCAGACATTTTATATTGATGATGCCAAGCAGCAGAGACTGGAATCCGCAGTGATCGAGGTTGGATTCTATGACGGATTTTATAAGGCTCTGGACCAGCATTACAAGACATTTCCTGATTTGAGGAAAGCCCTGATGGTCAGGATGTCTATTTTGCTCGGAGCGGAGGTTCTGGGACTTCTTGCTCTGTCCGTGTTGTTCGCACTTCAGAAAAGCCGTGCCCGGTTCTTTGAAAATCTGGACCGCATCTGGTATGAAGTGATCCTCTGTATCATAGGATTTGGGATTTTCATGGGGACAGGAACCGTTGCGGCTGCGTCCATCGGGGCCCTGCAGCAGGAAGAACTGATCCCGATTATGACATTTGCGGGGATCGTGCTGCTGGTGATCGGAATCATACTCTCCATCTGTCTGCAGACTACGGTGTGGCGGTTAAAGGACGGTACATTCTTAGAGCATACATTCTGTGTGGGCACGATTCGGAGATGGTACCGGAGAAACAGACAGAGAAGAGAAGCAGAGAAACAGGCACTGGAGTTTGCGGACCGTCTGGCGGTGGAGCGTCTTTCTATCTACCGGAAGGGAAAATACCTGATGCTTGCGATCTTTTTTGCGGGACTGTTTATCATAGGGGGGTCCCCGCTGCTGGCAGTGATCGCCATCTGCATCAGCGTCCTGGGGATGAAGTATCTGGGAGAGCATTTTGATGAGCTGGCAAAGCAGCAGAAAGATTTAGGCAGACTCATCCGGCAGATCGAGAGCATTTCTGAGGGAGATTTGAAAGCAGAAGCGGACATCCCGAGAGAATCCCTCTATTATAATGCATCCAAACAGCTGAGCAACATCGGAAGCGGACTGGATAAATCTCTCCAAGACCAGATGAAAGGGGAACGCATGAAGATCGACTTGATCACCAATGTATCCCATGACTTAAAAACACCTCTCACATCCATCATCAGCTACGTGGACCTGCTCAAAAGAGATGAAACGTTGTCTCCGGAAGCAAGAGACTATGTGATGATCTTAAACCAGAAAACAGAGAGGCTGAAAAATACCATCGCTGATCTGTTCGAGCTTGCAAAGTCCACCAGCGGGGAAGCCAAGGTCACATTAGAACCAATGGATCTAAAGAAGCTGATGGAGCAGACCTTAGAGGATATGAGTGACCAGATTGAGGAGGCAGGTTTTAAGGTGCGGTTCCAGTGTGAGGCGGATCACACAAAATTCAAGGGCGACGTAAACCGCATGTACCGTGTGGTGCAGAATGTACTGGAAAATGCGCTGAAGTATTCTCTGAAAGGAACAAGAATTTTTGTCACTATTTCAAATGTAGGTCAAAAAGTATGTCTGACGGTTCAGAATACCTCTGCCTATGAGATGGATTTTACAGAGGAAGAGATTATGGAGCGTTTCTACAGAGGTGAGAAATCTAGGACCAGTGAAGGAAACGGACTGGGACTTTCCATCGCAGACAGCTTTACAGCCAACTGCGGGGGAGAATTTAAGATCGAGATTGACGGTGACCAGTTCAAAGCCATGATCCTGTTCCCGACGCTTCCGTAG
- a CDS encoding response regulator transcription factor: protein MKQPRILVVDDDREIVGAIKKRLELEGYEVVPAYNGLEALDVLMEQEIHLLIIDIMMPGMDGLSATMKIRESKNIPIIILSAKTEESDKILGLSMGADDYISKPFRPDELVARVKSQLRRYLQLGSKAAASEQNKNQLTLGGLVLDLDGKCIYVDGEPVKVTATEFKILNLLMKHPGRVFSAEEIYERVWEEAAYATENTVMVHIRRIREKIEIDPKNPKYLKVVWGIGYKMEKMD, encoded by the coding sequence ATGAAACAACCCAGGATTTTAGTAGTAGACGATGACAGAGAGATTGTAGGGGCGATCAAAAAACGCCTGGAACTGGAAGGTTATGAAGTAGTACCTGCCTACAATGGTCTGGAAGCGCTGGATGTGCTTATGGAGCAGGAGATCCATCTTTTGATCATCGACATCATGATGCCGGGTATGGACGGACTTTCAGCTACCATGAAGATCAGGGAGAGCAAAAACATCCCGATCATCATTTTATCCGCTAAGACGGAGGAAAGCGACAAGATCCTGGGGCTCTCAATGGGAGCCGATGATTATATCAGCAAACCGTTCCGCCCGGATGAGTTAGTGGCCAGGGTGAAATCCCAGCTACGCAGATACTTACAGCTGGGAAGCAAGGCAGCGGCATCGGAGCAGAACAAGAACCAACTCACGCTGGGAGGACTGGTACTGGACCTGGACGGCAAATGTATCTACGTGGATGGGGAACCTGTGAAGGTGACAGCTACAGAGTTTAAGATCCTGAATCTTTTGATGAAGCATCCCGGCAGAGTCTTTTCAGCAGAGGAAATCTATGAGAGAGTCTGGGAGGAAGCAGCTTATGCAACAGAAAACACAGTGATGGTTCATATTCGGAGGATCCGTGAAAAGATCGAGATCGATCCGAAGAACCCAAAATATTTAAAGGTGGTATGGGGAATTGGATACAAGATGGAAAAGATGGATTAA
- a CDS encoding DNA-3-methyladenine glycosylase family protein, with product MAYFIYGEKEINHLKARDPVLGQAIDRIGMIKREVHTELFAALVNSIVGQQISTKAQVTVWNRMKEGLLEVTPQKVGQCTKEELQSFGISFRKAAYIKTAAERVLNGSLDLRGLSEAEDEQVKQELTKLPGVGVWTAEMLMTFSMQRPDIVSYSDLAIQRGMRMLYHHRAITPKLFQKYARRYSPCGTVASLYLWAVAGGAIPEMKDYAPKKKK from the coding sequence ATGGCATATTTTATATACGGAGAAAAGGAAATCAACCATTTAAAAGCCAGGGATCCGGTGCTGGGACAGGCCATTGACCGGATCGGCATGATCAAAAGGGAAGTTCACACTGAATTGTTTGCTGCACTGGTGAATTCTATTGTGGGACAGCAGATCTCTACCAAGGCTCAGGTTACGGTCTGGAACCGGATGAAAGAGGGGCTTTTAGAAGTCACACCCCAGAAGGTAGGACAGTGTACGAAAGAAGAGCTGCAGAGCTTCGGAATTTCTTTCAGAAAAGCGGCATATATAAAAACCGCGGCGGAACGTGTTTTAAACGGAAGCCTGGATCTTCGGGGCCTTTCAGAAGCAGAAGATGAACAGGTCAAACAGGAGCTTACAAAGCTTCCCGGGGTGGGAGTCTGGACGGCGGAGATGCTGATGACATTTTCCATGCAGCGGCCGGACATCGTAAGTTATTCTGATCTGGCGATCCAGAGGGGAATGAGAATGCTCTACCACCACAGGGCCATCACACCGAAATTATTTCAAAAATACGCAAGGAGATACAGTCCCTGTGGCACTGTGGCCAGTCTTTACCTTTGGGCTGTGGCAGGAGGGGCAATCCCAGAGATGAAGGATTATGCCCCGAAGAAAAAGAAATGA